One window of the Archangium primigenium genome contains the following:
- the rpsJ gene encoding 30S ribosomal protein S10: MATQKIRIRLKAYDSKLLDQSAGEIVETARRTGAKVAGPIPLPTRINKFTVLRSPHVDKKSREQFEIRTHKRLLDILEPTQQTLDALMKLDLSAGVDVEIKS; encoded by the coding sequence ATGGCGACACAGAAGATCCGCATCCGGCTGAAGGCCTACGACTCCAAGCTCCTGGATCAGAGCGCTGGGGAGATCGTTGAGACGGCGCGGCGCACGGGCGCCAAGGTTGCCGGTCCGATCCCCCTGCCCACGCGCATCAACAAGTTCACCGTGCTGCGTTCGCCGCACGTGGACAAGAAGAGCCGCGAGCAGTTCGAGATCCGCACCCACAAGCGCTTGCTCGACATCCTCGAGCCGACCCAGCAGACGCTGGACGCGCTCATGAAGCTGGATCTCTCGGCCGGCGTTGACGTGGAGATCAAGTCCTGA